Proteins found in one Vallitalea guaymasensis genomic segment:
- a CDS encoding carbohydrate ABC transporter substrate-binding protein, whose product MKRKISLFVALIMVVAMFAGCGSKTKTTTDDDQKSTVDTSKSSEEKDNEQEPEIKDQTLKVSVFQGGFGREYWDEVAKAFEAQNEGVTVEVVADPNIGERIRNDILSNDSPDFVFLSSRDKSGTTQSLIKDKAIADISDVMNKLKDKMIDGVLDNSLLSPYGDGKTYLAPFNFSSLGLWYNENYFKTNDITAPVTWDDFFELQNKITDRALITYAGIYPGYLESLVFPAIASGAGKDTFDKLVKYDVSTLDSDEFKAIMEKFEKIASTKAIMNGTAGINHTTSQAEFLMGKAAMIPNGSWIANEMKDAPREDGFTWGFAAAPVLKADNDKYVVASMDEMYIPSASKNKELAKKFLEFLYSDEAIKIQAEKAQSVPPLKGVADVIKPFVDEATGASYTLFDKGYKPLISNFAAVDNMTLVPRKEFFGTVGQVITGTKTKEEAIDYLKPIFEEAAKNIVK is encoded by the coding sequence ATGAAAAGAAAAATTTCTTTATTCGTTGCACTAATCATGGTTGTCGCTATGTTTGCAGGTTGTGGTTCAAAAACTAAAACAACTACAGATGATGATCAAAAAAGTACAGTAGATACATCGAAATCATCTGAAGAAAAAGACAATGAGCAAGAACCAGAAATAAAAGACCAAACTCTAAAAGTATCTGTTTTTCAAGGTGGATTCGGACGTGAGTATTGGGATGAAGTAGCAAAAGCATTCGAAGCACAAAATGAAGGCGTTACAGTAGAAGTTGTAGCTGACCCTAATATAGGTGAAAGAATCAGAAATGACATTCTATCAAATGACTCACCAGACTTTGTATTCTTATCATCAAGAGATAAATCAGGTACAACACAATCTCTTATAAAAGATAAAGCTATTGCTGATATCAGTGATGTAATGAATAAGCTAAAAGATAAAATGATTGACGGAGTACTTGATAACTCACTTCTAAGTCCTTATGGTGATGGAAAAACATATCTTGCACCATTCAACTTCTCATCACTTGGATTATGGTACAATGAAAATTATTTCAAAACAAATGACATTACAGCACCAGTGACATGGGATGATTTCTTTGAACTTCAAAATAAAATAACAGACAGAGCACTTATTACATATGCAGGTATCTATCCAGGATATCTTGAATCATTGGTATTCCCTGCAATCGCTTCAGGTGCAGGAAAAGATACATTTGATAAACTTGTAAAATATGATGTATCAACTTTGGACTCAGATGAATTCAAAGCAATCATGGAGAAATTCGAGAAGATAGCATCAACTAAAGCAATCATGAATGGTACAGCAGGTATCAACCATACAACATCACAAGCAGAATTCCTTATGGGTAAAGCAGCTATGATTCCTAATGGTTCATGGATTGCTAATGAAATGAAAGATGCACCAAGAGAAGATGGATTCACATGGGGATTTGCAGCAGCACCAGTATTAAAAGCAGATAATGACAAGTATGTAGTTGCATCAATGGATGAAATGTATATACCAAGTGCATCCAAGAACAAAGAATTAGCTAAGAAATTCTTAGAATTCCTTTATTCAGACGAAGCAATAAAAATTCAAGCTGAAAAAGCACAATCAGTTCCACCATTAAAAGGTGTAGCAGATGTAATCAAACCTTTTGTTGATGAAGCAACAGGAGCATCATATACATTATTTGATAAAGGATACAAACCATTAATCAGTAACTTTGCAGCTGTAGATAATATGACTCTTGTTCCTAGAAAAGAATTCTTCGGTACAGTAGGTCAAGTTATAACAGGAACAAAGACTAAAGAAGAAGCTATTGATTATCTAAAACCAATTTTTGAAGAAGCAGCTAAAAATATAGTCAAATAG
- a CDS encoding carbohydrate ABC transporter permease, protein MSTVKKGIVKKSKISSSKGFFLAVCVAPAFVLYLILGVYPAIKVFINSLYKWSGLSPTKTFIGLDNFKTLLHDQKFALAFKNTVFLMIVTTIVTMVIALFFASTLSRSKFKEKNLYRVLFFFPNVLSIVVIGILFTYIYEPNRGLLNAALNLIGLSGKTWLGDSKTVLWAISGAMIWQAVGYYMVMYMAGMDSISPSFYEVADLEGASKFKQFFLITIPMLWEIIRVTIVFFIISSLNMSFLFVTVMTGGAPNGGSEVLLSYMYSQAFTNSNFGYAMAVAVVVFLFAFTLAIISRKLTEKENDNY, encoded by the coding sequence ATGTCCACAGTAAAAAAAGGAATAGTTAAAAAAAGCAAGATTAGTTCTAGTAAAGGTTTCTTTCTTGCAGTTTGTGTTGCCCCTGCATTTGTTTTGTATTTAATATTAGGTGTTTATCCAGCTATCAAAGTATTTATTAATTCACTTTACAAATGGAGTGGATTATCACCTACAAAAACATTTATAGGGCTTGATAATTTTAAGACATTATTACATGATCAGAAATTTGCACTGGCTTTTAAGAACACTGTGTTTTTAATGATTGTAACAACAATAGTAACTATGGTAATCGCACTTTTCTTTGCATCAACATTATCACGAAGTAAATTCAAAGAAAAAAATCTATACAGAGTATTATTCTTCTTCCCTAACGTATTATCAATTGTAGTTATCGGGATATTATTTACATATATATACGAACCAAACAGAGGATTACTTAATGCAGCACTTAATCTTATAGGATTAAGTGGGAAAACCTGGCTTGGGGATTCAAAAACCGTATTGTGGGCTATTTCAGGAGCAATGATATGGCAGGCTGTAGGATATTATATGGTAATGTATATGGCTGGTATGGATTCTATATCACCTTCATTCTATGAAGTAGCTGATCTAGAGGGAGCATCAAAATTCAAACAATTCTTCTTAATCACAATACCAATGCTTTGGGAAATAATCAGAGTAACAATAGTATTTTTTATAATATCTTCACTTAATATGAGCTTTCTTTTCGTTACGGTCATGACAGGAGGAGCACCTAACGGTGGATCAGAGGTTTTACTGTCATATATGTATAGTCAAGCATTTACCAACTCCAACTTTGGATATGCAATGGCTGTTGCTGTAGTAGTATTCTTATTTGCATTCACTCTAGCTATTATTAGTAGAAAACTGACTGAAAAAGAAAACGATAATTATTGA